In the genome of Gemmatimonadaceae bacterium, one region contains:
- a CDS encoding sigma-54 dependent transcriptional regulator: MSRRILVIDDEPGIRQALGQLLEYEGFEVKTASGGAEGIATYDTFRPQLVFLDVKMAGLDGLEVLKRLRQADPNATVVMISGHATIQTAVEATQLGAYDILEKPLDTDRVLVLLRNAFATRQLSEENARLRETIESRYEIVGRSFGIRALLDRIEKVAATPARVLITGENGTGKELVARAIHRGSPRAKKPFVEVNCAAIPSELIESELFGHMKGSFTGAVSDRAGKFEQADGGTLFLDEIGDMSSSAQAKVLRVLQDGVVTRIGGSKPVQVDVRVLAATNKELEAEIKEGRFREDLFYRLNVVPITVPPLRERREDIAQLVVHFLQQFAARDGLPARGISEEALKRLSELEWPGNVRELRNTVERLVILANAATIQAADVERLVGRRAAEPAGLGSLLDCGTFEEFKQAAERAFLLAKLRAFDWNVSETARALDMPRSNLYKKIERYALTRESSPA, translated from the coding sequence ATGAGCAGACGCATTCTCGTCATCGACGACGAACCCGGTATTCGTCAGGCCCTCGGGCAGCTGCTCGAGTACGAAGGCTTCGAGGTGAAGACCGCGAGCGGCGGCGCCGAGGGGATCGCGACGTACGACACGTTCCGGCCGCAGCTCGTGTTTCTCGATGTGAAGATGGCGGGGCTCGACGGGCTCGAGGTACTCAAGCGCCTCCGGCAGGCCGATCCGAACGCCACTGTCGTGATGATCAGCGGGCACGCCACGATTCAGACGGCGGTCGAGGCGACGCAGCTGGGCGCCTACGACATTCTCGAAAAGCCGCTGGATACCGATCGCGTGCTCGTGCTGCTGCGCAACGCCTTCGCAACGCGGCAACTGAGTGAAGAGAACGCGCGGCTGCGTGAGACGATCGAAAGCCGGTACGAGATCGTGGGTCGCAGCTTCGGCATTCGCGCGTTACTCGATCGCATCGAGAAGGTGGCGGCGACACCGGCGCGGGTGCTCATCACCGGTGAGAACGGCACCGGCAAGGAACTGGTGGCGCGCGCCATTCATCGCGGGTCGCCGCGGGCGAAGAAGCCGTTCGTGGAGGTGAATTGCGCGGCCATCCCCAGTGAGCTCATCGAGAGCGAACTCTTTGGGCACATGAAGGGCTCGTTCACCGGCGCCGTGAGCGATCGCGCCGGCAAGTTCGAACAGGCCGATGGCGGCACGCTCTTTCTCGACGAGATCGGCGACATGTCGTCGAGCGCGCAGGCCAAGGTGCTGCGCGTGCTGCAGGACGGGGTGGTGACGCGCATTGGCGGCAGCAAGCCGGTGCAGGTGGATGTGCGCGTGCTCGCCGCCACGAACAAGGAGCTTGAAGCCGAGATCAAAGAGGGGCGCTTTCGCGAAGACCTCTTCTATCGGCTGAACGTCGTGCCCATCACGGTGCCGCCGCTGCGCGAGCGGCGCGAGGATATCGCGCAGCTGGTCGTGCACTTCCTGCAGCAGTTCGCCGCGCGCGACGGGCTGCCGGCGCGTGGCATTTCCGAAGAGGCGCTCAAGCGACTGAGCGAGCTCGAGTGGCCCGGCAATGTGCGTGAGCTCCGCAACACCGTGGAGCGGCTGGTGATTCTCGCCAATGCGGCCACGATTCAGGCGGCCGATGTCGAGCGGCTGGTGGGGCGGCGGGCCGCCGAGCCCGCGGGGCTGGGGAGCCTGCTCGACTGTGGGACCTTCGAGGAGTTCAAGCAGGCCGCCGAGCGTGCCTTCTTGCTGGCCAAGCTGCGGGCGTTCGACTGGAACGTGTCGGAGACGGCGCGGGCGCTGGACATGCCGCGGTCGAATCTCTACAAGAAGATCGAACGTTATGCTTTGACACGGGAAAGCTCGCCGGCCTGA
- a CDS encoding S8 family peptidase: MRRSSFLSAAALLALAACSSPESVAPSDQSDRPLFSSSKNPKSSDQDDDDQNDNDYIVVLKDNVQDIDGDADDVASRNGGRVLGTYRSALKGFTVRLKSAGDADRVARDPRVAFVEHEQIYTASATQTGATWGLDRVDQRTLPLSTTYSYTGSGSGVTAYIIDTGILTSHTQFGGRAIAGFDAVTTGGTATDCNGHGTHVAGTVGGSTFGVAKNVRLVAVRVLDCNGSGTTSGVIAGIDWVTANATLPAVANMSLGGGASSALDAAVQRAITKGVTFAIAAGNSNLNACNFSPARVAAAITVGATTTTDTRASYSNYGSCVDLFAPGSGITSAWYTSTTATNTISGTSMATPHVAGVAALYLGANPAASPATVVSALRANATSGVVLNRGSNSPNLLLFSNY; this comes from the coding sequence ATGCGTCGATCCTCATTCCTCTCCGCAGCCGCCCTCCTCGCGCTCGCGGCCTGTTCGTCGCCCGAATCGGTCGCACCCTCGGACCAGAGCGATCGCCCCCTCTTCTCGTCGTCGAAGAACCCGAAGAGCAGCGATCAGGACGACGACGACCAGAACGACAACGACTACATCGTCGTGCTCAAGGACAATGTGCAGGACATCGACGGCGACGCCGATGACGTGGCGAGCCGCAATGGCGGACGGGTGCTCGGCACCTATCGCAGCGCACTCAAGGGCTTCACCGTCCGCCTCAAGTCGGCCGGTGATGCCGATCGCGTGGCCCGCGACCCGCGCGTTGCGTTCGTGGAACACGAGCAGATCTACACGGCGTCGGCGACGCAGACCGGTGCCACGTGGGGGCTTGATCGCGTCGATCAACGTACCCTGCCGCTCAGCACCACGTACAGCTACACCGGCTCCGGCAGCGGTGTCACGGCCTACATCATCGACACCGGCATTCTGACGTCGCACACGCAGTTCGGTGGTCGCGCCATCGCCGGATTCGATGCCGTCACGACCGGTGGCACCGCCACCGACTGTAACGGACATGGGACGCATGTGGCGGGCACGGTCGGTGGCTCCACCTTTGGGGTGGCCAAGAACGTCAGGCTGGTCGCCGTTCGCGTGCTCGATTGCAACGGCTCGGGCACGACGTCGGGCGTGATCGCGGGGATCGACTGGGTCACGGCCAACGCCACCCTGCCGGCGGTTGCCAACATGAGTCTCGGCGGTGGTGCGTCGTCGGCGCTGGACGCCGCCGTGCAGCGCGCCATCACCAAGGGTGTCACCTTCGCGATCGCCGCCGGCAACAGCAATCTGAACGCCTGCAACTTCTCGCCGGCGCGCGTGGCCGCGGCGATCACCGTGGGGGCAACCACGACGACGGACACCCGTGCGTCGTACTCGAACTACGGGAGCTGCGTTGATCTATTTGCGCCGGGCTCAGGGATCACCTCCGCCTGGTATACGAGCACCACGGCCACCAACACGATCAGCGGGACGTCGATGGCTACGCCGCACGTCGCGGGGGTGGCGGCGCTCTATCTCGGCGCAAATCCGGCGGCCTCGCCGGCAACCGTCGTCAGCGCGCTGCGGGCGAACGCTACCAGTGGCGTCGTGCTGAATCGTGGGAGCAATTCGCCGAATCTGCTGCTGTTCTCGAACTACTGA
- a CDS encoding YifB family Mg chelatase-like AAA ATPase, with product MLAAVASAAVLGIDAVDVLVEVHVANGLPQWTLVGLAATAVKESRDRVHAALANSGFTVPPRRVTVNLQPGDLPKTGTAFDLPIALALLAASGQLPDGSLANLCAIGELGLDGQLRAVRGVLAVARHIAATSDALLIVPPDNLAEALRVPQARAMAPRTLTELVTALRDGTARPDAKPAGRDAVIEDVPDMADIVGQETALRAVEIAAAGGHNLLLVGPPGAGKTMLARRLPGILPPLHEHEALEVLAIHSVAGVLGAAHASLASLARPFRAPHHSISTAGLIGGGGWPRPGEVSLAHHGVLFLDELSLFPRHTLEALRQPLEDGHVVVARAARAVGFPSRFSLVAASNPCPCGYAGCDDKPCRCSLTDLERHRARLSGPLADRIDLHVPVRRVPPDALAEQSTAPRSAILRGRVLAARSRQATRYASSGGASASAFTNATAPVRLIAPAARLLPEARSLLVRAADRLLLSARAYHRVLRVARTIADLAEEESVGPPHVAEALRYRPMDHPEAGGAVRGAPASG from the coding sequence ATGCTTGCCGCCGTTGCTTCCGCCGCCGTCCTGGGCATCGATGCCGTCGATGTCCTCGTTGAAGTGCATGTAGCCAATGGGCTACCCCAATGGACGCTCGTCGGGCTCGCCGCGACGGCAGTGAAGGAGAGCCGCGACCGCGTGCACGCGGCGCTGGCCAACTCGGGGTTCACCGTGCCGCCCCGACGCGTCACGGTGAATCTCCAGCCCGGAGACCTCCCCAAAACGGGCACCGCCTTCGACCTCCCCATCGCCCTCGCCTTGCTGGCGGCCAGCGGCCAACTCCCCGACGGGAGTCTGGCCAATCTCTGCGCGATCGGTGAGCTCGGGCTCGATGGACAACTCCGGGCCGTTCGCGGGGTGCTCGCTGTCGCGCGTCACATCGCCGCGACCAGCGACGCCCTGCTCATCGTGCCGCCCGACAATCTCGCCGAAGCGCTGCGCGTGCCCCAGGCGCGTGCCATGGCGCCCCGGACCCTCACCGAACTCGTCACCGCGCTGCGCGATGGCACGGCTCGCCCGGATGCCAAGCCGGCGGGACGCGACGCGGTGATTGAAGACGTGCCCGACATGGCCGACATCGTGGGGCAGGAGACCGCCCTCCGCGCGGTGGAAATCGCCGCCGCCGGCGGACACAATCTCCTGCTCGTCGGCCCACCCGGCGCCGGCAAAACCATGCTCGCGCGCCGACTCCCGGGCATCCTGCCACCCCTGCACGAACACGAAGCCCTCGAGGTGCTGGCCATTCACTCGGTCGCCGGCGTACTCGGCGCGGCTCACGCCTCGCTCGCCAGTCTCGCGCGCCCCTTTCGCGCGCCGCATCACTCGATCTCCACCGCGGGACTCATTGGGGGCGGCGGATGGCCGCGCCCCGGCGAAGTGAGCCTCGCCCATCATGGCGTGCTTTTTCTCGACGAACTCTCCCTCTTCCCGCGACACACTCTCGAGGCCCTGCGACAGCCACTCGAAGATGGCCACGTGGTCGTCGCCCGCGCCGCGCGCGCCGTGGGCTTCCCCTCGCGCTTCTCGCTCGTGGCGGCCAGCAATCCGTGTCCCTGCGGTTACGCCGGCTGCGATGACAAACCCTGCCGCTGCTCCCTCACCGACCTCGAACGCCACCGCGCCCGACTCTCGGGGCCGCTCGCCGATCGCATCGATCTCCACGTCCCCGTCCGCCGCGTGCCGCCCGACGCGCTCGCTGAACAGTCGACCGCTCCTCGGTCGGCCATCCTGCGGGGGCGCGTCCTCGCGGCACGATCGCGACAGGCCACGCGATACGCGTCCAGCGGCGGCGCGTCCGCCAGTGCGTTCACCAATGCCACGGCCCCGGTGCGCCTCATCGCCCCCGCGGCCCGCCTCCTCCCGGAAGCGCGCTCCCTCCTCGTGCGGGCAGCCGATCGACTCCTGCTCTCCGCGCGAGCGTATCATCGGGTGCTCCGGGTGGCGCGCACGATTGCCGACCTCGCCGAAGAGGAGAGCGTGGGCCCGCCGCACGTCGCGGAGGCCCTGCGCTATCGACCGATGGACCATCCGGAAGCGGGCGGCGCGGTCCGTGGGGCCCCCGCGAGTGGGTAG
- a CDS encoding S9 family peptidase → MSRLLAHTVRLGAAVVPLLWSVAADAQSRGLDESDVMRLKAVGGIAMSPDGNRVLYTVSAWEHPNARGDTALGDTHERRSHVFIVPSAGGAARQLTFGERGESQPTWSPDGKTIAFVAARGTGTGENGPRPQIWLLPADGGEARQLTSIKDGVSGYVWSPDGSKLAILTTDTLTREQEAKARRRDDPKVFESDFRLVHIWVVDATTGAASKITSGNFTVSALPSWSPDGKTLAFYAAPTTLIRDERHDAYLVEVASKQLTPLTTNHDVESAPAFSPDGKTLAWTSVPHEFAPHKDGIMARTLWNAFIVTMDVATKAMTSHKQATFDVSAGAVRWSPNGKELWFTASDRVYQSLYSYDVAAKKYTQRTQKLLVGGLSPNADGSKFALALNSADWPTEVYVTDASFAAPKRLTTTNAWLSDRALGASQVVSWKSFDGKDAEGVLLLPVGYKEGAKVPLIVSAHGGPTGAHTAAFKLGTDPGQTWAARGWAVFYPNPRGSTGYGEWWMHANTGDWGGGDYKDIMTGVDALIKRGVVDSTRMAFEGWSYGGYMTSWVVSQTGRFKAAMMGAGLPSLLSMAGTTDIPGYINTFFGDPQYDGSIVNPSIKKYLERSGISYSDKVTTPLLILHGGNDERVPIGQPMEFYRALKDRGKTVELVFYPREGHGFTEYYHQLDRMKREYEWIAKHTLGTGTKAAMH, encoded by the coding sequence ATGTCCCGTCTGCTTGCTCACACGGTCCGCCTCGGTGCGGCCGTCGTGCCCCTGCTCTGGTCCGTCGCCGCCGACGCGCAGTCGCGCGGCCTCGATGAATCCGATGTGATGCGTCTCAAGGCTGTGGGGGGCATCGCCATGTCCCCCGACGGCAATCGCGTGCTCTACACGGTGAGCGCGTGGGAACACCCCAACGCCCGCGGCGACACCGCGCTCGGCGATACGCACGAGCGCCGCTCGCATGTGTTCATCGTGCCGTCGGCCGGTGGCGCAGCCCGCCAGCTGACGTTCGGCGAGCGCGGCGAAAGCCAGCCCACCTGGAGCCCCGACGGCAAGACGATCGCCTTCGTGGCCGCGCGCGGTACCGGCACCGGGGAGAATGGCCCGCGCCCGCAGATCTGGCTGCTGCCGGCCGACGGCGGTGAGGCGCGTCAGCTCACGAGCATCAAGGACGGCGTAAGCGGCTATGTGTGGAGCCCCGATGGCAGCAAGCTCGCCATCCTCACCACCGATACGCTCACGCGCGAGCAGGAAGCGAAGGCGCGCCGTCGCGATGACCCGAAGGTGTTCGAGAGCGACTTCCGCCTCGTGCACATCTGGGTCGTGGACGCCACCACGGGCGCGGCGAGCAAGATCACGAGCGGCAACTTCACCGTGAGCGCGCTGCCGAGCTGGTCCCCCGATGGCAAGACGCTGGCGTTCTATGCGGCGCCCACCACGCTCATTCGCGACGAGCGCCACGATGCGTACCTCGTGGAGGTAGCGAGCAAGCAGCTCACGCCGCTCACCACGAACCATGACGTGGAGTCGGCGCCGGCGTTCTCGCCCGACGGCAAGACGCTCGCCTGGACGAGCGTGCCGCACGAGTTCGCGCCGCACAAGGACGGCATCATGGCCCGCACGCTGTGGAACGCGTTCATCGTCACGATGGATGTCGCCACGAAGGCCATGACGAGCCACAAGCAGGCCACGTTCGACGTGAGCGCCGGCGCGGTCCGCTGGTCGCCCAACGGCAAGGAGCTCTGGTTCACCGCCAGCGATCGCGTCTACCAGTCGCTGTACAGCTACGACGTGGCCGCCAAGAAGTACACACAGCGCACGCAGAAGCTGCTCGTGGGCGGCCTCTCGCCCAATGCGGATGGCTCGAAGTTCGCCCTCGCGCTCAACAGCGCCGACTGGCCCACCGAGGTCTACGTGACCGACGCGAGCTTCGCCGCACCCAAGCGACTGACCACGACCAACGCCTGGCTCAGCGACCGCGCCCTTGGTGCATCGCAGGTGGTGAGCTGGAAGAGCTTTGACGGCAAGGACGCCGAGGGGGTGCTGCTGCTGCCGGTGGGCTACAAGGAGGGCGCCAAGGTGCCGCTCATCGTGAGTGCGCATGGCGGCCCGACGGGGGCGCACACCGCGGCCTTCAAGCTCGGCACCGACCCGGGGCAGACCTGGGCCGCCCGCGGCTGGGCGGTGTTCTATCCGAACCCGCGCGGCTCCACCGGCTACGGTGAATGGTGGATGCACGCCAACACCGGCGACTGGGGCGGCGGCGACTACAAGGACATCATGACCGGCGTCGACGCGCTCATCAAGCGCGGTGTCGTGGACTCCACGCGCATGGCGTTCGAAGGGTGGAGCTACGGCGGGTACATGACGAGCTGGGTCGTGTCGCAGACCGGGCGCTTCAAGGCCGCCATGATGGGCGCCGGCCTGCCGAGCCTGCTCTCGATGGCGGGCACCACCGACATTCCCGGCTACATCAACACGTTCTTCGGCGACCCGCAGTACGACGGTTCCATCGTGAACCCGAGCATCAAGAAGTATCTCGAGCGCTCGGGCATCTCCTACAGCGACAAGGTCACGACGCCGCTCCTGATCCTGCACGGCGGCAACGACGAGCGCGTGCCGATCGGGCAGCCGATGGAGTTCTACCGCGCCCTCAAGGACCGCGGCAAGACGGTGGAGCTGGTGTTCTACCCGCGCGAAGGGCACGGCTTCACCGAGTACTACCACCAGCTCGACCGCATGAAGCGCGAGTATGAGTGGATCGCGAAGCACACCCTCGGCACGGGCACCAAGGCGGCGATGCACTGA
- a CDS encoding N-acyl homoserine lactonase family protein: MPDTLRRRTTRLLAGLLLAAPVHAQSPSPSPSPSRAATDAVYAVRYGTLTAFPVASLIAGADTSRRIDGALMVWVITRANGEVWMVDAGFYREKFMTRWKPADYVKPSDAIAALGIRPEQVTDIIVSHVHWDHADGLDLFPKARVWMQQEEFTHHVGDGGTSLDRMLDPVDAPMFWQIKQEGRLRLVQGDAQSLAPGITVYTGGRHTFASQYAVVETPTGRVVLASDNAYLYENLDTHQPIAQTLDKASNLAAQARMHAFAANGGVIVPGHDPAVMTRFPLVKPNVVRIR; this comes from the coding sequence ATGCCCGACACCCTTCGCCGTCGTACGACGCGCCTGCTCGCTGGCCTGCTGCTCGCCGCGCCCGTGCATGCGCAGTCGCCGTCGCCGTCCCCGTCGCCATCGCGCGCCGCGACCGACGCCGTCTACGCCGTCCGCTACGGGACGCTGACCGCCTTCCCGGTCGCCTCGCTGATTGCCGGCGCGGACACCAGCCGTCGGATCGACGGCGCCCTGATGGTGTGGGTCATCACGCGCGCCAACGGCGAGGTGTGGATGGTCGACGCCGGGTTCTATCGGGAGAAGTTCATGACCCGCTGGAAACCCGCCGACTACGTCAAGCCATCGGACGCCATCGCGGCCCTCGGGATTCGCCCGGAGCAGGTGACCGACATCATCGTCTCGCACGTGCACTGGGATCACGCCGACGGGCTCGATCTCTTTCCGAAGGCGCGCGTGTGGATGCAGCAGGAGGAGTTCACACACCACGTCGGCGACGGTGGCACCTCGCTCGATCGCATGCTGGACCCGGTGGACGCGCCCATGTTCTGGCAGATCAAACAGGAGGGGCGACTGCGGCTGGTGCAGGGCGACGCGCAGTCACTTGCGCCGGGGATCACCGTGTACACGGGCGGCCGCCATACCTTTGCGTCGCAGTACGCCGTCGTCGAGACGCCAACGGGGCGCGTCGTGCTCGCATCCGATAACGCGTATCTCTACGAAAACCTCGACACCCACCAGCCGATCGCGCAGACGCTCGACAAGGCATCCAATCTGGCCGCGCAGGCTCGCATGCACGCGTTCGCCGCGAACGGCGGCGTGATCGTGCCGGGGCACGATCCGGCGGTCATGACGCGGTTTCCGCTGGTGAAGCCGAACGTGGTGCGGATCCGGTAG
- a CDS encoding D-aminoacylase gives MRARAALLLPLAFPVGWLSTRSATRADRPAPRVAQPADSFDVVIRGGMVLDGTGAAARRLDVGIRGDRIVALAASVPTGRAKRVIDATGRTVTPGFIDLHAHLEPLLQLPLMESALRQGVTLALGGPDGGSPLPLAPYLDSVRTAKPGINVAYLVGHNDVRRTVMGMAARAPRADELQQMRRLVAEAMGQGAFGLSTGLLYLPGTYSKVDEVIALAQVASDSGGIYTSHLRKEGIGLLDGVGEALEIGRQAHIPVMLTHHKAVGQQMWGKSVVTLAMVDSARKAGTDVMIDQYPYTATHTGIGVLVPSWAMAGGDAEFRARVARPATKDSILAGIVDNILNDRGGGDLARVQFSRVAWDKSLEGKTLKDWAARRGLTPTPQHGAELVLEAMLKGGGNAIYHVLDESDVRRIMASPFTMIASDGRLSQPGDGHPHPRAYGTFPRVLGEYVRVQHVLTLPVAVHKMTQMPAQRLGLTDRGVLQVGAYADVVVFDPATVKDLSTFTEPHQYPRGIETVVVNGVVAVAASKPTGVRAGRVLTHTPKR, from the coding sequence ATGCGCGCCCGCGCCGCGCTCCTGCTGCCGCTGGCCTTTCCGGTTGGCTGGCTCTCCACCAGGAGCGCGACGCGCGCCGACCGGCCGGCGCCCCGCGTGGCGCAACCGGCTGACAGTTTTGACGTGGTGATCCGCGGCGGCATGGTGCTCGATGGCACCGGGGCCGCCGCGCGACGTTTGGACGTGGGCATTCGCGGCGATCGCATTGTTGCCCTCGCGGCGTCGGTGCCTACTGGGCGCGCGAAACGCGTCATCGACGCGACCGGGCGCACCGTGACGCCGGGGTTCATCGATCTCCATGCGCATCTGGAGCCGCTCCTGCAGCTGCCGCTTATGGAGAGCGCACTCCGGCAAGGGGTCACACTCGCCCTTGGCGGCCCCGATGGCGGTTCGCCGCTACCGCTCGCGCCGTATCTCGATTCGGTGCGGACCGCGAAGCCCGGCATCAACGTGGCCTACCTCGTGGGGCACAACGATGTCCGGCGCACCGTGATGGGGATGGCCGCGCGCGCACCGCGCGCCGACGAACTGCAGCAGATGCGCCGGCTGGTGGCGGAAGCGATGGGGCAGGGCGCCTTCGGGCTGTCCACCGGTCTGCTCTATCTCCCGGGCACGTACTCCAAGGTCGACGAAGTCATCGCGCTGGCGCAGGTGGCGAGCGACAGTGGCGGCATCTACACGTCGCACCTGCGCAAGGAAGGCATCGGACTGCTGGATGGCGTAGGCGAAGCGCTCGAGATCGGACGCCAGGCACACATCCCGGTGATGCTCACGCATCACAAGGCGGTGGGGCAGCAGATGTGGGGGAAGAGCGTGGTGACGCTCGCCATGGTTGACAGTGCGCGAAAGGCCGGCACGGATGTGATGATCGACCAGTATCCGTACACGGCCACGCACACCGGCATCGGCGTGCTCGTGCCGAGTTGGGCGATGGCCGGTGGTGATGCCGAGTTCCGGGCACGCGTGGCGCGGCCGGCAACGAAAGACAGCATCCTGGCCGGCATCGTGGACAACATTCTGAACGACCGCGGCGGTGGCGATCTGGCGCGCGTGCAGTTCTCGCGCGTGGCGTGGGACAAGAGCCTCGAGGGGAAGACGCTCAAGGACTGGGCGGCACGTCGCGGGCTCACGCCTACGCCGCAGCACGGCGCCGAGCTGGTGCTCGAGGCGATGCTCAAGGGCGGCGGCAATGCGATCTATCACGTTCTCGACGAAAGCGACGTGCGCCGCATCATGGCCTCGCCGTTTACCATGATCGCGAGCGACGGGCGCCTGTCGCAGCCGGGCGACGGGCATCCGCATCCGCGTGCCTATGGCACGTTCCCGCGCGTGCTTGGCGAGTATGTGCGCGTGCAGCACGTGCTGACGCTCCCGGTCGCGGTGCACAAGATGACGCAGATGCCGGCGCAGCGGCTCGGCCTGACCGATCGCGGCGTGCTGCAAGTGGGCGCCTATGCGGATGTGGTGGTGTTCGACCCGGCCACCGTGAAGGACCTGAGCACATTCACCGAACCGCACCAGTATCCACGCGGGATCGAGACGGTGGTGGTGAACGGCGTGGTGGCGGTGGCGGCGTCCAAGCCCACCGGCGTGCGCGCGGGGCGCGTGCTGACGCACACGCCCAAGCGCTGA
- a CDS encoding FKBP-type peptidyl-prolyl cis-trans isomerase, producing the protein MTKVNDNLFIQDLTVGTGKVAAAGDTISVFYTGWIPKGTVFDSNVGKTVLKFPLGAGFVIPGWDLGVVGMRVGGKRKLVIGSSLAYANQSPDPSRIPQNSTLVFDVELTAAK; encoded by the coding sequence ATGACGAAGGTGAACGACAATCTGTTCATTCAGGACCTCACCGTCGGCACCGGCAAGGTGGCCGCGGCGGGCGACACGATCTCGGTGTTCTATACCGGCTGGATTCCCAAGGGCACGGTGTTCGACAGCAACGTCGGCAAGACGGTCCTCAAGTTCCCCCTCGGGGCCGGCTTCGTGATTCCGGGGTGGGATCTCGGCGTCGTGGGCATGCGGGTGGGTGGCAAGCGCAAGCTGGTGATCGGCTCGTCGCTGGCCTACGCGAACCAGTCGCCCGATCCGAGCCGTATTCCGCAGAACTCGACGCTGGTGTTCGACGTCGAACTGACGGCGGCCAAGTAA
- a CDS encoding threonine/serine exporter family protein produces the protein MATPRRTPADLLSMTPTDMELHRVVAATPAMTAGADDARARSARRFILQLARALHQHGTPAHRLEAALSTAARRLGLQAEFFSTPTSIMVGIGALEEQQVHLLRVEPGEPNLGQLNALGAITRDVVDGVITPDEGLRRIDALDAEPPTYPTWLVVVAFVLSSAAVACFLKVRTGDVATASVLGLLAGAIAILAGRWESTRHVTEPLAAFVVTAVAFLADAVLHTRSGYATSLAGLVVLFPGLTFTIALTELSTRHLASGTARLSGALVTFLGLGFGLALGAKAGAWAGAGLSDSLPQLAGLLSRAELPVWAEWAGLIVAPLAFTVLLNGPPRDAPLIVLACAVAYLTSKYAGAAMGEELGAFLGALVVTAGSNVLARLRRRVAMVTQVPGLLILVPGSIGFRSVRSLLDQQVEAGIATGFRVAIVGISLAAGMLAGNVVTRAMNRVRR, from the coding sequence ATGGCTACCCCGCGCCGCACCCCGGCTGACCTGCTGAGCATGACGCCCACCGACATGGAGCTGCACCGTGTCGTGGCGGCGACGCCGGCCATGACGGCAGGGGCCGATGACGCCCGGGCGCGATCCGCACGGCGGTTCATTTTGCAGCTCGCGCGCGCGCTGCATCAGCACGGGACGCCCGCGCACCGACTGGAAGCGGCACTCTCGACCGCGGCCCGCCGACTTGGGCTGCAGGCCGAGTTCTTCTCGACCCCCACCAGCATCATGGTCGGGATCGGCGCGCTCGAAGAGCAGCAGGTGCACCTGCTGCGCGTGGAGCCGGGCGAACCGAATCTCGGGCAACTCAACGCGCTGGGCGCGATCACGCGCGATGTCGTGGATGGGGTGATCACCCCGGACGAAGGGCTGCGGCGCATCGATGCGCTCGACGCCGAGCCCCCCACGTATCCGACGTGGCTCGTCGTGGTGGCCTTTGTGCTCTCGTCGGCGGCCGTCGCCTGCTTTCTCAAGGTCCGCACCGGCGACGTCGCCACCGCGTCGGTCCTTGGTCTGCTCGCGGGCGCGATTGCCATTCTCGCCGGCCGGTGGGAATCCACACGCCATGTCACCGAGCCCCTCGCCGCCTTCGTCGTCACCGCCGTGGCGTTTCTCGCCGACGCGGTGCTGCACACGCGCAGCGGCTATGCCACGTCGCTCGCCGGTCTCGTCGTGCTCTTTCCGGGCCTCACCTTCACCATCGCGCTCACCGAGCTGAGTACGCGACATCTCGCCTCGGGCACGGCCCGACTCAGCGGCGCGCTCGTGACGTTCCTCGGCCTCGGTTTCGGGCTCGCGTTGGGTGCCAAGGCGGGCGCGTGGGCCGGCGCTGGATTGAGTGACTCACTGCCGCAGCTCGCGGGGCTCCTTTCACGCGCCGAACTGCCCGTCTGGGCCGAGTGGGCAGGACTCATCGTGGCGCCGCTCGCGTTCACGGTGCTGCTGAACGGCCCACCACGCGACGCGCCGCTCATCGTGCTGGCCTGCGCCGTCGCCTACCTCACCTCCAAGTACGCCGGCGCCGCCATGGGTGAAGAACTCGGCGCGTTTCTCGGTGCGCTGGTCGTGACCGCCGGCAGCAACGTGCTCGCGCGCCTGCGACGCCGCGTGGCGATGGTGACGCAGGTGCCGGGGCTGCTCATTCTGGTCCCCGGGAGCATCGGCTTCCGCAGCGTGCGCAGTCTGCTCGATCAGCAGGTCGAAGCCGGCATCGCGACCGGGTTCCGCGTGGCGATCGTGGGCATCTCGCTCGCCGCGGGGATGCTCGCGGGGAATGTGGTCACGCGGGCGATGAATCGGGTACGGCGGTAG